The following proteins come from a genomic window of Nocardioides albertanoniae:
- the ccsB gene encoding c-type cytochrome biogenesis protein CcsB — protein MTDHTWGVLSDQAISAAGVVYFLALLCALVEWSAWLSSAKASVAEKELVGAGAPTDSADSADSVGSAAGLADAARERRAELFGRLSVLLTGIAVLCHLVALVGRGMAADPNRVPWGNMYEFTISGSFVVAAAYVVLYRRLKLAWMAPWVLGFVVVVLMLAVVGLYEPVAPLTEALNSYWLVIHVVAAIIATGGFTLGGIASAAYLFKARFPDATILARVPDLGTLDRISYRIHAFAFPIWTFGVLISGPIWAHDAWGSYWNWDPKEVWAFITWVVYAGYLHARATAGWKGKKAATVALIGVATLWFNFVGINYFSSTSQHSYAAPAGPVDEQVEITVPVGV, from the coding sequence ATGACTGACCACACCTGGGGCGTTCTCAGCGACCAGGCCATCTCGGCGGCCGGGGTCGTCTACTTCCTGGCGCTGCTCTGTGCGCTGGTCGAGTGGTCGGCGTGGCTCTCGAGCGCGAAGGCCTCTGTCGCGGAGAAGGAGCTCGTCGGCGCCGGCGCGCCCACCGACTCCGCCGACTCCGCTGACTCCGTCGGGTCGGCTGCGGGCCTGGCCGATGCCGCGCGCGAGCGGCGAGCCGAGCTCTTCGGTCGCCTCAGCGTGCTGCTGACGGGCATCGCGGTGCTCTGCCACCTGGTGGCGCTGGTGGGTCGCGGGATGGCCGCCGACCCCAACCGGGTGCCGTGGGGCAACATGTACGAGTTCACGATCTCGGGCTCGTTCGTGGTCGCCGCTGCGTACGTCGTGCTCTACCGCCGTCTCAAGCTGGCCTGGATGGCGCCGTGGGTGCTCGGGTTCGTCGTGGTCGTGCTGATGCTGGCCGTGGTCGGCCTCTACGAGCCGGTCGCTCCGCTGACCGAGGCGCTCAACTCCTACTGGCTCGTCATCCACGTCGTCGCCGCGATCATCGCGACCGGTGGTTTCACGCTGGGAGGCATCGCCTCGGCGGCCTACCTCTTCAAGGCCCGCTTCCCCGACGCGACGATCCTGGCGCGGGTGCCCGACCTGGGCACGCTCGACCGGATCTCCTACCGCATCCACGCCTTCGCGTTCCCGATCTGGACCTTCGGGGTGCTGATCTCGGGTCCGATCTGGGCCCACGACGCCTGGGGCTCCTACTGGAACTGGGACCCCAAGGAGGTCTGGGCGTTCATCACCTGGGTCGTCTACGCCGGCTACCTCCACGCCCGCGCCACCGCCGGGTGGAAGGGCAAGAAGGCCGCGACCGTCGCGCTGATCGGGGTGGCCACGCTGTGGTTCAACTTCGTCGGCATCAACTACTTCTCCTCGACCTCGCAGCACTCGTACGCCGCCCCGGCCGGTCCGGTGGACGAGCAGGTCGAGATCACCGTCCCCGTGGGAGTCTGA